The following are from one region of the Geothermobacter ehrlichii genome:
- a CDS encoding UvrD-helicase domain-containing protein — protein sequence MTDAQMLPSVRPPDAGEREAALDPTRSFIVQAPAGSGKTELLSQRLLRLLAVVDQPEEILAITFTRKAAEEMKGRVLLALGEAASGVDTPGEEHRRRTMELARAALARDREGGWNLLDNPSRLRLTTIDSFCAFLTRRMPWLSRFGGQPQVTDFPDDLYREAVDRLLARLDGQGPEADAVACLLDHLDNRLGLIRDMLVDMLARRDQWLRTVLGKRHEQARQQLETNLRACCLGLLRRLEQALAPWRDELLDLARYAAGNLAGQDDSPLAGLPDRLEDAGTVEARFALWDRLLKLLLTAQGQVRKSVDRRLGFPAGREGAEAKGRMQALLASLAVNDEAQAAMLAYRDRPESRYPDAGWIMLDALVELLPLAVVELLEVFRLTGQVDFVEIAGAALRALGDEEHPEELLLQLDSRIRHILVDEFQDTSIIQFELLRRLTAGWSGSDGRTLFLVGDPMQSIYRFRQAEVSLFLQVCQRGFGMIRPQLLQLSANFRSQQGIVDWVNDTFSLAFPAREDSLRCAIPYRRAVASRPDDGGEAVSLEVQTESDGRREAERIVELVRAYRTSRPEWTVAVLARARSHLSEIVALLKSEGIRFQGQDLDSLAERQSILDLRSLTRALLHPADRISWLALLRAPWCGLTLNDLEAVIAGDRTRSVWELLDEGGHQRELFSRLSEEGHRRWQRIRPSLERALELRGRVPLRRLIEATWLALGGPACVPATELPDTERFFELLDEFDHGGDLRDFDRFDRRLGQLFASPDPGADGRLQLMTIHKAKGLEFDVVILPGLGRTTQSSARPLLNWLDHPDFGLLLASVRRADDPDPDRTYEAIQRIQQDRDREEITRLAYVAATRAKRRLHLFGQVREDGKGELRPAAGSFLERIWPAVAGQARVMETTGTPVTEEPAGNLLWRLPADWRLPQLAPALDTRVATGQLPSDSGDNEPVGVLKISLRAMEWRIVGNLVHQLLERLPDRRPSRKELAAMVPRWEELLVQGGIPWHRRRDAAVRVLRAMENVCHGRHWSRLFGDVSEVQVELALHGMVDGRLQHAAVDRSFVDSDGCRWVVDFKTSEPDRGESLDDFLAREADRYRRQLALYLALIRLYDERRRARAALYFPMIDHLLELDHV from the coding sequence ATGACCGATGCACAGATGCTGCCGAGCGTACGGCCGCCCGATGCCGGCGAGCGGGAGGCGGCACTCGATCCGACCCGTTCCTTCATCGTGCAGGCCCCGGCCGGTTCCGGCAAGACCGAGCTGCTTTCGCAGCGGCTGCTCAGGCTGCTGGCGGTTGTCGACCAGCCGGAGGAGATTCTGGCCATCACCTTCACCCGCAAGGCGGCCGAGGAGATGAAGGGCAGGGTGCTTCTCGCCCTCGGCGAAGCGGCGTCCGGTGTCGACACACCCGGCGAGGAACACCGGCGCCGGACCATGGAGCTCGCCCGGGCAGCGCTGGCCCGCGACCGCGAAGGCGGCTGGAATCTGCTCGACAATCCCTCCCGGCTGCGCCTGACGACCATCGACAGCTTCTGCGCCTTCCTGACCCGGCGGATGCCCTGGCTCAGCCGTTTCGGCGGCCAGCCGCAGGTCACCGATTTTCCCGACGATCTCTACCGCGAAGCAGTCGACCGGCTTCTGGCGCGACTCGACGGGCAGGGACCGGAAGCCGATGCCGTCGCCTGCCTGCTCGATCATCTCGACAACCGGCTGGGGCTGATCCGCGACATGCTGGTCGACATGTTGGCCCGCCGCGACCAGTGGTTGCGCACGGTCCTTGGCAAGCGGCACGAGCAGGCGCGTCAGCAGCTCGAGACCAACCTGCGGGCGTGCTGCCTGGGGCTGCTGCGGCGGCTGGAGCAGGCCCTGGCCCCCTGGCGGGACGAACTGCTCGATCTGGCCCGTTACGCCGCCGGCAATCTGGCAGGGCAGGACGATTCACCCCTGGCCGGGCTGCCAGACCGCCTGGAGGACGCAGGAACGGTGGAGGCGCGATTCGCCCTCTGGGACCGACTGCTGAAGCTGCTGCTGACGGCGCAGGGGCAGGTGCGCAAGAGCGTCGACCGCCGTCTCGGTTTTCCCGCCGGCCGTGAGGGGGCCGAGGCGAAAGGGCGGATGCAGGCCCTGCTTGCCTCCCTGGCGGTGAACGACGAGGCGCAGGCGGCCATGCTGGCCTACCGTGACCGCCCGGAGTCCCGGTATCCGGACGCCGGATGGATCATGCTCGATGCCCTGGTCGAGCTGTTGCCGCTGGCGGTCGTCGAGCTGCTCGAGGTCTTTCGCCTCACCGGCCAGGTCGATTTTGTCGAGATCGCCGGTGCCGCCCTGCGCGCCCTCGGCGACGAAGAGCATCCGGAGGAGCTGCTGCTGCAGCTCGACAGCCGGATCCGGCACATCCTGGTGGACGAATTTCAGGATACCTCCATCATCCAGTTCGAACTTCTGCGCCGACTGACCGCCGGCTGGAGCGGCAGCGACGGCCGCACCCTCTTTCTGGTCGGCGACCCGATGCAGTCGATCTATCGCTTCCGCCAGGCCGAGGTTTCCCTCTTTCTGCAGGTCTGCCAGCGCGGGTTCGGCATGATCCGGCCGCAGCTGCTGCAGCTGAGCGCCAATTTCCGCTCACAGCAGGGGATCGTCGACTGGGTGAACGACACCTTCTCCCTGGCCTTTCCTGCCCGTGAGGACAGCCTGCGCTGCGCCATCCCCTATCGCCGGGCCGTCGCCAGCCGGCCGGATGACGGGGGCGAGGCGGTCAGCCTCGAAGTCCAGACGGAGAGCGACGGACGACGGGAGGCGGAGCGGATCGTCGAGCTGGTCAGAGCCTACCGGACCTCACGGCCCGAATGGACCGTTGCCGTTCTGGCCAGGGCCCGGTCGCATCTGAGCGAGATCGTGGCGCTGCTCAAAAGCGAAGGGATCCGCTTTCAGGGGCAGGACCTGGACAGTCTGGCGGAGCGGCAGTCGATTCTCGACCTGCGGTCGCTGACAAGGGCCCTGCTGCATCCCGCAGACCGGATCAGCTGGCTGGCGCTGCTGCGCGCTCCCTGGTGCGGCCTGACCCTGAACGACCTCGAAGCGGTCATCGCCGGCGACAGAACGCGAAGCGTCTGGGAGCTGCTCGACGAGGGCGGACACCAGCGGGAGCTGTTCTCCCGGCTGTCGGAGGAAGGGCATCGTCGCTGGCAAAGGATCAGGCCGTCCCTTGAGCGGGCGCTCGAACTGCGGGGCCGGGTGCCGTTGCGAAGGCTGATCGAGGCGACCTGGCTGGCTCTCGGCGGCCCGGCCTGCGTGCCGGCGACGGAGCTGCCGGACACCGAACGTTTTTTCGAGCTGCTGGACGAATTCGACCATGGCGGCGATCTGCGTGATTTCGATCGCTTCGACCGGCGGCTCGGGCAGCTGTTCGCCTCCCCGGACCCCGGCGCCGACGGCCGGTTGCAGCTGATGACCATCCACAAGGCCAAGGGACTGGAGTTCGACGTCGTCATCCTGCCCGGACTCGGCCGCACCACCCAGTCCAGCGCCAGGCCGCTGCTGAACTGGCTCGATCACCCCGACTTCGGGTTGCTGCTCGCCTCCGTCAGGCGGGCCGACGATCCCGACCCCGATCGTACCTATGAGGCCATTCAGCGCATTCAGCAGGACCGGGACCGCGAAGAGATCACCCGCCTGGCCTATGTCGCCGCCACCCGGGCGAAAAGACGGCTGCATCTGTTCGGACAGGTCCGCGAGGACGGGAAGGGCGAGTTGCGCCCCGCCGCCGGTTCCTTTCTGGAGCGGATCTGGCCCGCCGTCGCCGGCCAGGCCAGGGTGATGGAAACGACAGGGACGCCGGTGACAGAGGAGCCGGCCGGCAACCTTCTCTGGCGGCTGCCGGCCGACTGGCGGCTGCCGCAACTGGCGCCGGCGCTCGACACCCGCGTCGCGACCGGCCAGCTTCCCTCCGACAGTGGCGATAACGAACCGGTCGGCGTGCTGAAAATCAGCCTGCGGGCCATGGAGTGGCGGATTGTCGGCAACCTGGTGCATCAGCTGCTCGAGCGTCTGCCGGACCGCCGGCCGTCACGGAAGGAGCTGGCCGCCATGGTTCCCCGCTGGGAGGAGCTCCTGGTGCAGGGTGGTATCCCCTGGCACCGGCGCCGGGACGCCGCCGTCAGGGTGCTGAGGGCCATGGAGAACGTCTGCCACGGCCGCCACTGGTCGCGCCTGTTCGGCGACGTCTCCGAGGTGCAGGTCGAGCTGGCGTTGCACGGCATGGTCGACGGCCGGCTGCAGCACGCGGCGGTCGATCGTTCCTTCGTTGACTCCGACGGCTGTCGCTGGGTCGTCGACTTCAAGACCAGCGAGCCGGACAGGGGCGAATCCCTGGACGACTTTCTCGCCCGCGAAGCCGACAGGTACCGGCGGCAGCTCGCCCTTTACCTGGCGCTGATTCGTCTCTATGATGAGCGGCGAAGAGCCAGGGCGGCTCTCTATTTTCCGATGATCGATCATCTGCTGGAACTCGACCATGTCTGA
- the rsgA gene encoding ribosome small subunit-dependent GTPase A, with amino-acid sequence MSDRRLRELGWYPELEPMLAEGRKRGLQAARVMAASRTFSTLLAGDGRQLKSRIPGRLHHLARRGGLLPVVGDWVLHRPGRPGREGVVDAVLPRKSAIVRQAPGRAVPQVICANVDTVLIVTGLDQDYNPRRIERYLALVGGSGAEAVVVLNKMELCRDLERCLNEVRNLGCPAVLPVSALRGEGLDALAPWLRKGMTLAMLGSSGAGKSTLANRLLGEERQVVGRLSERDGKGQHTTTQREMLVLPGGALLIDNPGMREIQLLQETTTLEEAFPDIVELGRACRFTDCRHHREPDCQVKEAVASGRLDEVRYQNFLKLQQELESREKIR; translated from the coding sequence ATGTCTGACCGACGGCTTCGCGAACTCGGCTGGTATCCGGAACTGGAGCCCATGCTCGCCGAAGGGCGCAAGCGGGGACTGCAGGCTGCCCGGGTGATGGCGGCCAGCCGGACCTTCAGCACCCTGCTGGCCGGCGACGGCCGGCAGCTCAAGTCCCGCATCCCCGGACGGCTGCATCATCTCGCCCGCCGGGGCGGCCTGCTGCCGGTCGTCGGCGACTGGGTTCTCCACCGGCCGGGACGCCCGGGCCGGGAAGGGGTGGTCGATGCTGTTCTGCCGCGCAAATCGGCGATCGTCCGCCAGGCTCCCGGCCGGGCCGTCCCCCAGGTCATCTGCGCCAATGTCGATACCGTGCTGATCGTCACCGGCCTCGACCAGGACTACAACCCGCGGCGCATCGAGCGCTACCTGGCCCTGGTCGGTGGCAGCGGGGCCGAGGCGGTGGTCGTGCTCAACAAGATGGAGCTGTGCCGCGATCTCGAGCGCTGTCTGAACGAGGTGAGGAATCTGGGTTGTCCGGCCGTTTTGCCGGTCAGCGCCCTGCGGGGCGAAGGGCTCGACGCACTCGCCCCCTGGTTGCGCAAGGGGATGACCCTGGCCATGCTCGGGTCCTCGGGGGCCGGCAAATCGACCCTGGCCAACCGGCTGCTCGGCGAGGAGCGGCAGGTGGTCGGCCGGCTCAGCGAGCGGGACGGCAAGGGACAGCACACCACGACCCAACGCGAAATGCTCGTTCTGCCCGGTGGCGCCCTGCTGATCGACAATCCCGGCATGCGCGAGATCCAGCTGCTGCAGGAAACGACCACGCTGGAAGAGGCTTTCCCCGATATCGTCGAACTCGGTCGGGCGTGCCGCTTCACCGACTGTCGCCACCACCGCGAGCCCGACTGCCAGGTGAAGGAGGCCGTGGCCTCCGGTCGGCTCGACGAGGTCCGCTACCAGAATTTCCTCAAGCTGCAACAGGAACTCGAATCCCGCGAAAAGATTCGTTGA